Proteins encoded in a region of the Panicum hallii strain FIL2 chromosome 3, PHallii_v3.1, whole genome shotgun sequence genome:
- the LOC112888146 gene encoding proline-rich receptor-like protein kinase PERK1, with the protein MSSPTGAPAPTTPPAPPANATTPPPPTPSAPPPSAPAAPTPPTPAAPSPPAPSAPPPSSPSVPAPATPAASPPAPSSSTPATPSAPSPSSPGGGTPAAPSPPSDTPSPPSSGGGGGKSPSTPSSGRSPSTPSHSPPKSHSGGGGGGGGNGPSTSLVVGVAVGGFVLLLLASFICLCCLRKKRRRAPPPPHYGYPPPPPPPYKEDPYGGTYQNWQQQNAPPPPPEHVVKMHPSPPPAYANRPPQPPPPPPPAMLNSSGGSGSNYSGGEILPPPSPGAALGFSKSTFTYEELVRATDGFSDANLLGQGGFGYVHRGLLPNGKEIAVKQLKLGSGQGEREFQAEVEIISRVHHKHLVSLVGYCISGGKRLLVYEFVPNNTLEFHLHGKDRPTMEWPTRLKIALGAAKGLAYLHEDCHPKIIHRDIKASNILLDFKFEAKVADFGLAKFTTDNNTHVSTRVMGTFGYLAPEYASSGKLTEKSDVFSFGVMLLELITGRRPVDSTQTYMDDSLVDWARPLLMRALEDGEYDSLVDPRLAKDFNPNEMARMIACAAACVRHSARRRPRMSQVVRALEGDVSLEDLNEGVRPGHSRFFGSYSSSDYDSGQYNEDMKKFRKMAFNTNNYTSSQYSAPTSEYGQIPSASSSEGHQTQEMESGAMKKSAYSGYSSGYSGAS; encoded by the exons ATGTCGTCGCCGAcgggcgcgccggcgccgaccacgccgccggccccgccggcCAACGcgaccaccccgccgccgccgaccccgtccgcgccgccgccgtccgccccgGCGGCGCCCACCCCGCCcacgcccgccgcgccgtccccgccggctccctccgcgccgccgccctcctccccctccgtcCCGGCTCCCGCGACCCCCGCCGCGTCCCCGCCCGCGCCGTCCTCCTCCACCCCGGCGACGCCCTCCGCGCCGTCGCCCTCCTCCCCCGGTGGGGGGACGCCTGCCGCGCCGTCCCCGCCCTCCGacacgccctcgccgccgtcctccggGGGAGGGGGCGGCAAGTCCCCGTCCACGCCGTCGTCCGGCAGGTCGCCGTCCACGCCAAGCCACTCCCCGCCCAAGTCGCACTcggggggaggcggcggcggcggcggaaacgGGCCGTCCACGTCGCTCGTGGTGGGCGTGGCCGTCGGGGGGTTCGTGCTCCTGCTGCTCGCCAGCTTCATCTGCCTCTGCTGCCTCCGCAagaagcgccgccgcgcgccgcctccgccgcactACGGGtaccctcctccgcctccgccgccgtacAAGG AGGATCCATACGGTGGAACATACCAAAATTGGCAGCAGCAAAAtgcacctcctccaccacctGAACATGTTGTCAAGATGCACCCTTCACCCCCGCCAGCATATGCCAACCGTCCTCCAcagccacctccacctcctccaccagCAATGTTAAACAGTAGTGGTGGGTCTGGTTCTAATTACTCTGGTGGCGAGATCCTACCTCCACCATCCCCTGGCGCTGCCCTTGGCTTCTCTAAGAGCACATTCACGTATGAAGAGTTGGTGAGGGCAACTGATGGATTCTCTGATGCTAATCTCCTTGGACAAGGTGGTTTTGGGTATGTCCACAGAGGATTGCTGCCTAATGGAAAAGAGATTGCTGTAAAGCAGTTGAAGCTTGGAAGTGGCCAGGGGGAGCGTGAGTTCCAGGCTGAGGTTGAGATTATCAGTCGAGTACATCACAAACATCTCGTGTCTTTGGTTGGTTATTGCATTTCTGGAGGCAAGAGGTTGCTTGTTTATGAGTTTGTTCCCAACAACACATTGGAATTCCACTTACATG GGAAAGATCGACCGACAATGGAGTGGCCCACTAGATTAAAAATTGCTTTGGGTGCTGCCAAGGGTTTAGCGTACCTTCATGAAGACT GCCATCCGAAGATCATCCACCGTGATATAAAGGCATCAAACATTCTTCTTGACTTCAAATTTGAAGCTAAG GTTGCGGATTTTGGACTTGCAAAATTCACTACTGATAACAACACCCATGTTTCAACAAGAGTAATGGGCACATTTGG GTATTTGGCTCCTGAGTATGCGTCTTCCGGCAAGCTCACTGAAAAATCAGATGTATTTTCTTTCGGAGTTATGCTTCTTGAGCTAATAACTGGGCGGCGACCAGTTGACTCGACCCAAACATATATGGATGACAGCTTGGTTGACTGG GCAAGGCCTTTACTGATGCGAGCACTAGAGGATGGTGAATATGATTCTTTGGTGGATCCTCGGCTCGCCAAGGATTTCAATCCTAACGAGATGGCAAGAATGATAGCCTGTGCTGCTGCATGTGTACGCCATTCTGCACGTCGTCGTCCACGCATGAGCCAG GTTGTTCGAGCTTTGGAAGGTGATGTGTCATTGGAGGATCTCAACGAAGGTGTCCGACCTGGTCACAGCCGCTTCTTCGGGTCGTACAGCAGCTCCGACTACGACTCAGGCCAATACAACGAAGACATGAAGAAGTTCAGGAAGATGGCGTTCAACACCAACAACTACACCAGCAGCCAGTACAGCGCGCCGACCAGCGAGTACGGGCAGATACCATCTGCGTCAAGCAGCGAGGGCCACCAGACCCAGGAGATGGAGTCGGGCGCGATGAAGAAAAGCGCCTACAGTGGCTACAGCTCAGGATACAGCGGAGCCTCGTGA
- the LOC112888145 gene encoding G-type lectin S-receptor-like serine/threonine-protein kinase At2g19130 translates to MYPLHVLLGLLLLASLQAPAPAAGATTNTLAAGQALAIGDKLVSSNGKFALGFFQPTAAVTSKSGNTTSSSWYLGIWFNNIPVFTTVWVANREQPITDPKLTQLKISSDGNLAIVSHASPESVVWSTHIVANRTTGAGTNTTSAVLLDTGNLALVGSPPSNVTLWQSFDYPTDVMLPGAKFGRNKLTGFSRVGVTRKSLIDPGLGSYSVEIDTSGVVLKHRNPSVVYWHWLSGGASTLKLILILKTMLQSNPRTKGLIDPTYVNDDAEEYYMYTSQDNSSLTFVSLDISGQIKMNVWSQAEQSWQAIFAQPADPCTPYATCGPFTTCDGTSPPFCDCMESFSQKSPQDWTLDDRTGGCTRNTRLHCTTSSEKNTTSSTDVFHPIAHVTLPYNPQSIDGAANQSKCEEACLNSCSCTAYSYNSSRCSVWYGELFSVNKNDGIDNNSEDVLYLRLAASDSPSLRRSKGKSSIGVVIAASIMGVGLLILMLLFMIWREKIRWCGTPSYDSQGDGGIIAFRYTDLGHATKNFSEKLGAGGFGCVFKGALSDSTTIAVKRLDGARQGEKQFRAEVSSLGLIQHINLVKLIGFCCEGDKRLLVYEHMSNGSLDAHLFQGNAAALNWNTRYQIVLGIARGLSYLHQSCRECIIHCDIKPQNILLDGSFVPKIADFGMAAFVGRDFSRVLTTFRGTAGYLAPEWLGGVAITSKVDVYSFGMVLLEIISGRRNSPEASSSSNYQIEYFPVQAISKLHEGDVQSLVDPQLHGDFNLKEAERVCKVAYWCIQDNELHRPTMGEVVRVLEGLQEIDMPPAPRLLAAITQGPEAVTEGCDASLM, encoded by the coding sequence ATGTATCCCCTGCATGTACTACTCGGCCTTCTTCTCCTTGCTTCGTTGCAAGCTCCAGCTCCCGCTGCAGGCGCGACAACCAATACTCTCGCGGCAGGCCAGGCGCTCGCCATTGGCGACAAGCTCGTCTCCAGCAACGGCAAGTTCgcgctcggcttcttccagcCAACAGCCGCAGTCACCAGTAAGTCCGGCAACACCACCTCCTCCAGCTGGTACCTCGGCATATGGTTCAACAACATCCCAGTTTTCACCACCGTTTGGGTCGCCAATAGAGAGCAGCCAATCACCGACCCCAAGCTAACACAGCTGAAGATCTCGAGCGATGGCAACCTCGCCATCGTGAGCCATGCCAGTCCTGAATCCGTAGTCTGGTCCACTCACATTGTTGCCAATAGGACAACAGGAGCCGGCACGAACACTACCAGCGCCGTTCTCCTGGACACTGGGAACCTTGCCCTTGTAGGAAGCCCACCTTCCAATGTCACCTTGTGGCAGAGCTTCGACTACCCGACCGATGTCATGCTCCCGGGCGCCAAGTTCGGCCGGAACAAGCTCACCGGCTTCAGCCGTGTGGGCGTCACGAGGAAGAGCCTCATCGATCCGGGTCTCGGCTCGTACTCCGTCGAGATCGACACCAGCGGGGTGGTTCTCAAGCACCGCAATCCGTCTGTGGTGTACTGGCACTGGTTGTCCGGAGGAGCTTCGACACTGAAGCTCATACTGATACTGAAGACCATGCTGCAATCGAATCCACGGACCAAAGGCTTGATTGACCCCACATACGTCAATGACGATGCAGAGGAGTACTACATGTACACTTCACAGGATAACTCGTCCTTGACATTCGTCTCGCTGGACATCTCCGGCCAGATCAAGATGAATGTTTGGTCACAGGCTGAACAGTCCTGGCAAGCCATATTTGCCCAACCTGCTGATCCCTGCACTCCGTATGCGACCTGTGGACCGTTCACGACTTGCGACGGCACCTCCCCTCCATTCTGTGACTGTATGGAGAGCTTCTCCCAGAAGTCACCACAGGATTGGACGCTTGATGATCGAACCGGGGGCTGCACCAGAAACACCCGGTTACATTGCACCACTAGTAGTGAGAAGAACACAACCAGCTCCACGGATGTTTTCCACCCCATCGCTCACGTTACACTGCCCTATAACCCCCAAAGCATAGATGGTGCTGCCAATCAGAgcaaatgtgaagaagcttgcCTCAATTCCTGCTCCTGCACTGCTTATTCCTACAACAGTAGCAGATGCTCCGTCTGGTATGGGGAGTTGTTTAGTGTAAATAAGAATGATGGCATCGACAATAATTCCGAAGATGTTCTTTATCTTCGCCTTGCCGCCAGTGATTCGCCAAGCCTGAGAAGAAGCAAAGGAAAGTCAAGCATTGGAGTTGTTATTGCAGCAAGCATAATGGGTGTTGGGTTACTAATCCTCATGCTGTTGTTCATGATTTGGAGAGAAAAAATCAGGTGGTGCGGCACGCCATCGTACGACAGTCAAGGTGATGGCGGAATTATAGCCTTTAGATACACTGATTTAGGTCATGCTACTAAAAATTTCTCAGAAAAGCTTGGAGCAGGTGGTTTTGGCTGTGTATTCAAGGGAGCACTAAGTGACTCGACTACTATAGCAGTGAAAAGGCTTGACGGTGCCCGTCAGGGAGAAAAGCAATTCAGGGCTGAGGTGAGCTCACTTGGGCTGATCCAACATATCAACCTAGTCAAATTGATTGGTTTCTGCTGTGAAGGTGATAAGAGGCTACTTGTGTATGAACACATGTCAAATGGCTCTCTCGATGCCCATCTATTTCAGGGCAATGCTGCTGCCCTAAATTGGAACACCAGGTATCAAATAGTCCTAGGAATTGCTAGAGGACTGTCCTACTTGCATCAGAGTTGCCGAGAATGCATCATACACTGTGATATTAAGCCACAAAACATACTTCTAGATGGATCATTTGTTCCTAAAATTGCAGACTTTGGGATGGCAGCATTTGTAGGAAGGGACTTCAGCCGAGTTCTGACTACATTCAGAGGAACTGCAGGGTACCTTGCCCCCGAGTGGCTTGGGGGGGTAGCTATTACATCGAAAGTTGATGTTTACAGCTTTGGTATGGTCCTGTTGGAAATCATATCAGGTAGGAGAAATTCACCTGAAGCATCTAGTAGCAGCAATTATCAAATTGAATATTTCCCTGTGCAAGCTATCAGCAAGCTTCACGAGGGAGATGTGCAAAGTCTGGTGGATCCACAGCTACATGGTGACTTCAATTTGAAAGAGGCTGAAAGGGTTTGCAAAGTTGCATATTGGTGCATCCAAGATAATGAGCTTCATCGGCCAACAATGGGTGAAGTGGTCCGTGTTCTCGAGGGTCTACAGGAGATTGATATGCCCCCAGCGCCAAGGCTGCTTGCAGCTATCACGCAAGGCCCTGAAGCTGTCACGGAAGGCTGTGATGCATCTTTGATGTAA
- the LOC112887404 gene encoding transcription repressor OFP2-like, whose amino-acid sequence MQSMDCGSRSRGRRLKDRLAQLLRPANCNSLLRSPCSSSSSTSTAFTATAETATISTSSTSTTAANYTIAGALLPRAEPFSAALDRLRHPPPDDERARGDKERRKEGSSSSRHGSRRRSNNAVVGMAGVRTLSSNPYGFTSSGEDDDGDTEDCYVDDDTEAFLSSRSLVSSDSSAFYTSRRKLPPPPTNKSHRHRHRRRQRRRPRCRRPAASCMEATCGDGAVREPGFRPLVTTTATSAAAAEQAVRRGLAVVKRSRDPYSDFRESMVEMIVGRQVFGAAELERLLRSYLSLNAPRFHPVILQAFSDIWVVLHGG is encoded by the coding sequence ATGCAATCCATGGACTGCGGCAGCAGAAGCCGCGGCCGGCGCCTCAAGGACCGCCTCGCCCAGCTGCTTCGCCCGGCCAATTGCAACTCTCTCCTCCGCTCCCCCTGCAGCTCCTCCTCGTCCACCTCCACGGCTTTCACAGCCACCGCCGAGACAGCCACGATATCGACCTCCTCCActtccaccaccgccgccaacTACACCATCGCCGGCGCCCTGCTCCCCCGCGCCGAGCCTTTCTCCGCCGCTCTCGACCGCCTGCGCCACCCTCCTCCCGACGATGAGCGCGCGCGTGGAGACAAGGAGCGGCGCAAGGAGGGGAGCTCCTCCTCCCGCCACGGCAGCCGGCGGCGTTCCAATAACGCCGTCGTCGGCATGGCCGGCGTCAGGACGCTCTCGTCCAACCCCTACGgcttcacctcttccggcgagGATGATGATGGTGACACCGAAGACTGCTACGTCGACGACGACACGGAGGCCTTCTTGTCCTCGAGAAGCCTCGTGTCCTCCGACTCCTCCGCCTTCTACACGTCCAGGCggaagctgccgccgccgcccacgaaCAAgagccaccgccaccgccaccgccgccgccagcggaGGAGGCCGCGCTGTCGGCGGCCAGCGGCGAGCTGCATGGAGGCGACGTGCGGCGACGGCGCCGTGAGGGAGCCGGGGTTCCGCCCGCTGgtgacgacgacggcgacgtcggcggccgccgcggagCAGGCAGTGCGGAGGGGGCTGGCGGTGGTGAAGCGGTCGCGGGACCCCTACAGCGACTTCCGGGAGTCGATGGTGGAGATGATCGTGGGGCGGCAGGTGTTCGGCGCGGCGGAGCTGGAGCGGCTGCTGCGGTCGTACCTGTCGCTCAACGCGCCGCGCTTCCACCCCGTCATCCTCCAGGCCTTCTCCGACATATGGGTCGTCCTCCACGGCGGCTAG